atctttgacatttatatacgtcaaataatattacaaatatccaatatatcaattgtaataattaaaatcttcactttaccttgcttatatcaaataacattattaaaattacacctataacttatccaaaatatatctattataacaattaaattctagttagccatataacaacattacatccatctcttaaatataatatttaatccaaattcctaaattttactatctatcctccaaagttaaacaatattccatcttcctattcctttatacctcaaatatatcaaatagtacccctaaaattacacatttatatccaaaataaatcatttacaaaaattaaccataatcatatataatagaattaaacattctcctccttcttctgtcttacattttccaccatctattcaccattgaACTTAACGTCTATtaataaagggttcccaatctttaatacattagtgtagaaatctcgtgctttaaaaactgtattgagaaaatactttcttcctttataattcactgttaaaccagctggaacctcccatctaaaatatatctgatgtttcttaagctcatccactaaaaaggcaaattcttttctctttcttaacattttaggaggaatttccttcatcattattatatcttgtcctaatatttgaaatttatttttataaaatgcttgcaaaattccatacctaatcttcttatttgtaaaataaataaccacatctctcggtaaacacttctgccttgccagccaagaattaacacgataaattttttcaatattaacttcaaaatcttctggttccactccctctatctgagcaaaggcctggataaaaatctctttcaaattttcctctttacattctcttaaaccccttacccttatagcatattccattaatttatattgtaatataaccctttcttcctctgccctatctaccttaacccgaatatcatctattttattttctaaattcaaattaatttgaactttgtctatttttctttgcaaatctaaattaatttggttaagttcatccaatctttcttctgtctgaatactagataacaataatggggtaattgattcctttaattttttcatctccctcctctgctcttccaccatatctttaaaattcagtatttctttctccatttcattaaatttttgatctatttctgaaagatgagcctccataagctcctgtaaaaaattccttagactttctttaatatcttctttcaatttccgtatctgaagtgaagaaatttccaatattttagaagtgattaaatctctttgcttgaaggccatttttaaactaagtaataccaagaagaagaagaaaaggggggaaaaaagaaaaaaaatttcaataagcttttcttcttaaacactgtaagaaaaagataataaaaaaaagagattttttaaaaaaattccattttttaaaaaaatatcttgttatattcttcttaaaggttccacgccagcaattgtaataagcattaccTTATCTTTCGCTTAGCTTCGCTTTCAcgtccaatacacaaaacgccatctttcatcatctccactcttgagtacaaataccttctctgtcagggagttaaaatcatcttacaatcaaatgccaatgCTCctattttcagctctgtccgcgttagccatccttcaataatccatttcagtcacggagatggacgctgcattttgttctgcaatttggcagaagcgttctggattctggagcttttttcgggctatagaaggagcattCCCAACAAatcaccagaaatcttcctggggctttgcttgggggctctacttcagcccgaatgctcacctccccctctttgcccgagggaagagatttacaAGTCGCTTGGCAGCAGATTAACACTGTCTaagcagctctacagaatcacacggaactggcggtctgaaatagcccgccattaacgaagcggagccaaacccattggaactttcCATCtacaatatatctgatgtttcttaaactcatgatGTGATGagttgatgttggaaaatggaaataaaaaattttaaattgagAAAGTGGTGGAggggggacggacggacggacgagcAAGGCAGCACGGCTTCCGCGGCAGGCGGTGGCGTGCCACTTCTGGCGTTGCGGGGTTGTGGGGAGGGACCTGGGGGGGGGCGTCAGGAGAACAGAGGTGGTATGAGATGGGGGAGCTGGGGCAGCCAAACTGCCTTTTGGATGTCAGGCCGGAGTGGCAATGGTGCCCCCCCTCCTCCTCAACCCGTTTTCTCCCACCTCTTTCCTCTCCTGGGCTGTCAACGGGGCAGGGCTCCCTTCCATGGAGCCCACACAGATCAGAGAGTAGAGTGGAGTCCCCTGGAAAGGactggagggtgggggaggggctgggcTGCCTCTCTGGAGAGCAGCCAGGTCTCTAACTCTTAACAGGAAGCTCCAGGTCAGCCCTCCCCTGTGCCAGTCTCACTCCCTGTGTGGTTGGCGAGGGAGATTCTGATCTGAGTCTAGCGCACAAGTAGCTGGCTGGGAAACTTGGGGGCCCAGAAAAGCTACGGAGGGTGGGGGGTAAGTACCTTAACCAGAGGTGGGTCTGCCCAAATGTTTTTAAGGTCAGCCAAGGGATGCTGGGGCTTCTTCCTTAGCTTTAAAGGCAGATACCTTCCCAAACCGAGTAGAAGGAGCGCAGCTAGGTGACAATAAAATGCCTGAGGGGATGGAGCTGCAGCGTAGACCTCCTcactctcccttctccctcctcccactCCAGGCTTCTTCTTACACTCCCTGTCCTACTTCTACCTGCAACTGGCAGAGCCCAGCCAGGGGCTTCCTCAGTTCTTCATTAGGAGCTACTTGGACGACCAGCCCATTGCTCGCTATGACAGCCTCACCAGGAAGATGCAGCCTCTGGTGCcctggatggaggaggaggaggcggagaaggaggCCTTTCTGGCCCCTGAATGGATCTTCAGAGCTGACCTGGAGAAGTTATCAAAACGGAACCACCAGGCTGAAGGTGAGCAGAGGCAGCGTCATCCTTGACCTCCAGTGGTTGCAGGGGATGTAATTGTGAGGTTTTCTTTCCTGAAaaggaaagacacacacacacacacccaacacacacacacccaactaTCTCCCTCACCTAGAAATTCTACATGGCCTGACGCCAGCCAGAGTTAACTGAAGTAAAAGATGTTTCTCCCTGTGTgataaaaaggggggaaagagaaaTCACGTATCTCTCCACAAGTGGGAAGAATTCTGGACCCTTTTCATTTACACCAACATCCTCTGGGTCTCTTTCAGGGCTTCACACCTGGCAGGCGGTTTTGGGCTGTGAGCTCTGGGAAGATGGGAGCAAAGGAGGGTTTTTGCACTATGGCTACGATGGGACGGACTTCATCAGCTTCGACAAGGAGACCCTCAGATGGAAGACAGCTCAGCACCAGGCTCAGAAGCTCAAAGAGAAGTGGGAGGATGATCCAGGGTGGTCTGAGAGAAACAAATTCTTCCTGGAGAAGACCTGCATTGAGGGGCTGCAGAGATACCTGTCCCACAAGAACAAGACTCTGCAGAGGACAGGTGAGTGGCAAAAGGGGGGCTCCATTGAGCAGGTTTCTGTAGGCTCCCCACTCCTCATATTGTTTCTATCCTAAACAGCCAAGCCAcctttaaaatatttgcagaataGCATCCCACATAACATTACAGAAGGAAAATAACCTtccgtgcaggggtgaaatgtaaaatttgttactactgattctgtgggcgtggcttgggggtaatgtgactgggtgggtgtggccaactttttttttttttaacttttaaaagcatttctgctACAAATCTCTGATTCTGAAAATCCCTGGTGTTGCTGTTTCTGCAGAGCCCCTGGTAGGGAAGGTGACACGCAAGGTAGCGGATGACAGCCTGGAGGTCCTCATCTGCCAGGCATTTGGCTTCTACCCCAAGGAGATCCAGGCCATCTGGATGAAGGATGGAGAGGTCTGCGAGTATGAGACCCTCCATAAAAACGTAGCCCCCAACTCAGATGGGACCTATTATGTCCGGCTCAGCATTGAGATCAACCCCAAGGAGAGGGAACGTTTTCAGTGTCACCTGGAGCACGAGGGCTTGCAGGAGCCCCTGGTCTTGGCTTTGAAGGAGGAAAAAGGTGAGAGGCTCAGCCTTTGCAATACATCaccttgtggtgagatgggtggcatatatatttattaaataaaatacatcaaTACAAATAAAGcaatacaaatgcaagtagattgttCACCATTGTAGGATggttctgttgtggtctgccagcagcctacggagctggcaacagagttgcacagcgatgaggctgaggaagaatatgggccagtccaggaggctggggaaggcctggatgagggctttgtgtcggaggcagagatggggccagggccattggggagtgaggtgcggactccagagcctccagggtctaacagtagtgagacagaggaacaggaggagcctgttcctagtgcatgcatgagaagagctgccagaaggcaagagcagctaaagcaaagaggacgactcgggagtagggccaagagatgattggcccctcccataaggcttaaaagaccagcaacggtgtttggactctttgtcagaaaacaaccttgatagtcttgcttcttgtcttgctgtgTTTATTTCtcgtcggcatcttctgcttttgaacttttgccgagaaaagcctttggcagtttgcctaattagaccaaagttggtgataagactgaagaattgtgttatgaacaatttgctttgatttagtttgggcaacgctgagaatgagttaattctcagctgttctaataaagtctgtttttgaactgagtgcatttactactacctacttgggcctgggacaCAACAGgttcaatgcagtggtgggattcaagtaatttaacaaccggttctctgcctaatgatttcttccaacaaccagtttgccaaattgctcagaaagttaacgaccggttctcctgaaatggtgcgaactggctgaatcccaccactggttcaatgcCTTTTTCAGCAGGGGGGGTTTGGCCCTTTGTCAGTCCAACAAAGGAGACCAGAATAAGAAACGAATGTCATGTACAATCTTGACATTTGAAAATGCTTCTGCCTCCCTCCATTTATCTTCAGGTGAACAGgagacagttgcagcatgtcattaggttacaatgctgtagcgtccctgtagtttccccacaagccataatttaggagTCCTTTTAtatattggctacagagctcaaccaatcaggatgcttgcaatgatgcagcacagccttaaagcaatatcatgcctttctataaacatacatagttagtttatatattgcctgaccaaccagttaggcaaataacaatttcctgacatccGCCCAACAAGGGAGACCGGAATAAGAAACCAAAGTCATGTACAATCTTGACATTTGAAAATGCTTCTGCCTCCCTCCATTTATCTTCAGGTGAACAAGAGAAGGGCCTGTCTGACACATGTACTTAAGCTGATTTCTTGGCCCAGGCTGAAGCCCCCCCATCATCTGACCGCTGCTTTGGTTGTGTCTCTTTCTTTGTGCCTTCAAGGCCATTTCAAGGCCCTCTTCAGCCTCAGGGGGTAGGGAGGCTTCGTTCATGGGGAGACACTGCTTGGAGGCCAATTCAGGTGGGGAAAGGCTTCCATGGCTCAGCATCTCCATGTCAAGGAAATCAGAATCTGATGCTAATCAGAACCACGTTTCTCTTTCTTTAGCTATGATGTCATATGGTTTTGTGGCAGCTATGATTATCATAATCCCAGGAGCTCCGATTCTCTTCCTGGTCCGTAAGTGCAATGCATTCATTTGACCCCAAACTCTGTGTCTTTTTGTGTTGATTGATCTGGTGCGATGGGAGAGAGCCTCCCTGGCATTTGCCAGGATCTCCACAAGGCCCCTGCCCACATTTTGAATgagaattaaaaaggaagaagaaactgTGCAGCCATTTTTTCCATATCCTGTAAATCTTCAACCTTGCTGTCGTTTAAGAGGGAGCCTCTTTGGCTTCCGTGGACTTTCTTCTGCAGAGCAAATATCAAATATCAGGGGTTCAGGAAAGTCCAATAAATAATCTCTAAAGTGCCAGAAAAGCTATAATCTTGCCCTGATGATGATCCCAGTGCCTTCGCGCCTGGCAAGAGGGACCTTCAGGGAAGCTCTGGTAGAAGGTGGGGGTTGTGGAGAGaggggaccaggggtgaaatgctcccagttctgaccggatcacccgatccggtagtgatggcggcaggtggttcggagaactggttgtcgtgtcccactcctccgctgatggccgggtcagggaagtccgaatcaggcgtgcctctgcagctctgccaaagtcctagcaaagttctcaaggcaggcaggagaccaggaagtgacttcagcaatataaggtagactttgcctgactcagagaatgccagaaagcagatcctttatataggccatggggtgtggttccatgactcagcacttatcaaggcctgcccctcccttccttctgttgacac
This genomic window from Ahaetulla prasina isolate Xishuangbanna chromosome 2, ASM2864084v1, whole genome shotgun sequence contains:
- the LOC131190450 gene encoding major histocompatibility complex class I-related gene protein-like, which gives rise to MRTFVPAIEDPPPSLRTQRLKANGCSSPRRSLCYFYLKVSETSQEQPCWWLKNCWRASFFLHSLSYFYLQLAEPSQGLPQFFIRSYLDDQPIARYDSLTRKMQPLVPWMEEEEAEKEAFLAPEWIFRADLEKLSKRNHQAEGLHTWQAVLGCELWEDGSKGGFLHYGYDGTDFISFDKETLRWKTAQHQAQKLKEKWEDDPGWSERNKFFLEKTCIEGLQRYLSHKNKTLQRTEPLVGKVTRKVADDSLEVLICQAFGFYPKEIQAIWMKDGEVCEYETLHKNVAPNSDGTYYVRLSIEINPKERERFQCHLEHEGLQEPLVLALKEEKGFFTPLSYFYLQLAEPSQASSVLH